A stretch of Telopea speciosissima isolate NSW1024214 ecotype Mountain lineage chromosome 11, Tspe_v1, whole genome shotgun sequence DNA encodes these proteins:
- the LOC122645897 gene encoding probable metal-nicotianamine transporter YSL7 — MKLNLTTGIIPSLNVSAGLLGFFFVKTWTKFLEKTGWLKQPFTRQENTVIQTCVVASAGIAFSGGFGSYIFGMSQTIANQSTSFNDAMNVKNPQLGWMIGFLFVVSFIGLFSVVPLRKIMIIDFKLTYPSGTATAYLINSFHTPEGAKLAKKQVRTLGKFFSFSFLWGFFQWFFTSGNNCGFDYFPTFGLQAFQNSFYFDFSATYVGVGMICPHLINVSVLLGSIISWGIMWPLIGNKAGVWYSASLPPSSLNGLQGYRVFISIAMILGDGLYNFTKVLSQTFISLSKEIRNKRNSVLPVADGNSPATSPLSYDDEWRTKLFLKDQIPIWFALGGYVTIAIISIITVPHIFPPLKWYFILVIYIVAPILAFCNAYGCGLTDWSLASTYGKLAIFTIGAWAGASNGGVLAGLAACGVMMNIVSTASDLSQDFKTGYLTLASPRSMFVSQVIGTAMGCVVSPCVFYIFYKAFPDMGQHGTQYPAPYAAVFRGMAMLGVEGVSALPNHCLQLCYGFFFASILINGIRDGVGKKWAQYIPIPMAMAIPFYIGSYFTIDMFVGSVILFVWQKINRAKADAFGPAVASGLICGDGIWTLPSAVLALAKVTPPICMKFLDSATNARVDAFISGS, encoded by the exons ATGAAACTGAACCTCACTACAGGTATTATACCTTCCCTCAATGTCTCTGCTGGGCTTTTAGGGTTCTTTTTTGTGAAGACATGGACAAAGTTCTTGGAGAAGACTGGTTGGCTTAAACAACCCTTCACAAGGCAAGAGAACACAGTCATCCAAACCTGCGTTGTTGCTAGCGCTGGGATCGCTTTCAGTG GGGGTTTTGGGAGTTACATCTTTGGAATGAGTCAAACTATAGCAAACCAATCAACAAGTTTTAATGATGCTATGAATGTTAAGAACCCACAACTTGGATGGATGATTGGGTTTCTATTTGTTGTTAGTTTCATTGGCCTCTTCTCTGTGGTTCCTCTTAGAAAG ATCATGATCATTGACTTTAAACTTACCTACCCAAGTGGCACTGCAACTGCATACCTTATAAACAGCTTCCACACTCCTGAAGGAGCTAAACTTGCTAA GAAACAAGTCAGGACATTAGGCAAATTCTTCTCCTTCAGCTTCTTGTGGGGTTTCTTTCAATGGTTCTTCACTTCAGGGAATAATTGTGGATTTGATTACTTCCCTACATTTGGTCTCCAAGCCTTTCAAAATTC GTTTTACTTTGATTTCTCTGCGACTTATGTTGGAGTTGGGATGATCTGTCCACACCTCATAAATGTATCTGTGTTACTTGGATCAATTATTTCATGGGGTATTATGTGGCCACTTATAGGTAATAAAGCAGGTGTTTGGTATTCTGCAAGCCTTCCACCTAGTAGTCTCAATGGGTTACAAGGTTACAGG GTTTTCATTTCAATTGCCATGATCTTAGGAGATGGTCTATACAACTTCACGAAGGTGCTAAGCCAAACCTTCATCAGCTTATCTAAAGAAATTCGCAACAAAAGAAATTCGGTTCTCCCGGTTGCAGACGGAAACTCACCTGCAACCTCACCTCTCTCTTATGATGATGAGTGGCGAACCAAACTCTTCCTCAAAGATCAAATTCCAATTTGGTTTGCATTAGGAGGCTATGTTACTATTGCTATTATCTCCATTATTACAGTTCCACACATCTTCCCCCCTCTCAAGTGGTACTTCATCTTGGTCATCTACATTGTTGCTCCAATTCTAGCTTTTTGTAATGCTTATGGGTGTGGGCTCACTGATTGGTCCCTAGCCTCCACATATGGGAAGCTTGCCATCTTTACAATTGGTGCATGGGCTGGGGCATCAAATGGAGGGGTTCTAGCAGGTCTTGCAGCTTGTGGTGTGATGATGAACATTGTCTCCACAGCATCTGATCTCTCACAGGATTTCAAGACTGGTTACCTGACcttagcttcaccaaggtcaaTGTTTGTAAGCCAAGTGATTGGGACTGCAATGGGTTGTGTTGTCTCCCCATGTGTCTTCTATATCTTTTACAAGGCTTTCCCTGATATGGGTCAACATGGGACACAATACCCTGCCCCTTATGCAGCGGTTTTCCGCGGCATGGCTATGCTAGGTGTTGAGGGGGTCTCAGCTCTACCAAACCATTGCCTTCAACTTTGCTATGGGTTCTTTTTTGCATCAATTTTGATAAATGGAATTAGAGATGGTGTAGGAAAGAAGTGGGCCCAGTATATTCCAATCCCAATGGCCATGGCAATACCATTTTACATAGGGTCTTACTTTACCATTGATATGTTTGTTGGGAGTGTGATATTATTTGTGTGGCAGAAGATAAATAGGGCCAAAGCAGATGCATTTGGGCCTGCAGTTGCTTCTGGTCTGATATGTGGTGATGGGATATGGACTTTGCCTAGTGCAGTACTTGCTTTGGCTAAGGTGACTCCACCCATTTGCATGAAGTTTCTGGATAGTGCAACAAATGCTAGAGTTGATGCTTTCATATCGGGGTCTTAA